GAAGGTGAGACCATAGCATGTATTTAATGGAAAAACATATGTTgcataatacaaataatttagAGCCAAAATGCTCGATAATTTTCTAAACAGTTAAGGGGgaatttgagttttctttttttttttttacaatattaaGAATAAAAGGAGAATGATTCCAGAGGCTGCCATTTTGATGCTCCACTTTCCCATGCTGATTACTGTATTTGATGCCAAATTATTCGCATTGAGAACGTCACAACTCACAGATTTTCTGGGTTTGCTCACATGCTGTTTGCAATGTGAGCCCGAAGCCACCGTGTTTAAAGTAGTAGGCGGACACACTGAACACATTATTGCAAACATACCCCTTTAAATACAGTGCAGGCACCAAACCTTTGCCCAAATAGGGAAAAAACCCAAATAATTGACATGCCACCCCAAAAAGGGTTTTAATTGCCTGGTGACAaagcaatacttttgtccTAATCAAactcctcaactcacttcaagAGTCCCTTTGCTAACAAGTTGACACAAGATCTCACCAAAGTATTGCTTCCATTGCTTTGGCCTGAGAATAAAAACAGTAACTGGTGAGTTCATCAGTGAGTGAAAGAGGATGTGGAAAAAGGATGTGCCATGTGCCAATCCGGTAAGCGACACGTGATGTCATTGATTGCTATTATTGCCTACTGCTATTATTGGCTCCTGTCAGCTGTTAATAGAGGCCCCTCAGTGAAGTACTTGCATTTGTTCACGCCATGTTAATACTTTAATGGCAACAGTTGTAAATGACTAATCAATGACATGGAGCTGGAAATCAATACGCCTTTGACATAAAGCCACAGATTGAGCCCTATTTAGGTGCAAATGACTAACTAATCCCATAGTTAGGTGTGGGAAACAATTAATTGGGCTCTGCTGGGAATGGGCCCATATTCTCCAAGTAGCTATTACACAACCCTTCAAATGGTGCCCTCCAGAAGTGCTAAGTTGGTAACGGGGTTATCTTCTCCACCTAGTGCATGGACTTGCAGTGTTATATCCAGCCTCTGTCATCCATCCTACGAGGTTTGAAATCTGGCAGATACTCGACACGTAAGTGTCTCTTTTTTAATATGGCAGATTCGTGACCAATTGAAAACTGTAAAGACAACAATGACGTAAAAACGTTAGTGCTGCAGAGGCTCCGAAGcattttgttgatttgatAGCAAAATCTTCTGCTTCTCAACGTCACTAATAAGTGAACGTAGGGATTAGTTGTTCTTAAATCCACCCTATTACACAGGAGAAattggaagacaaaaaaacagctgttgatACTCATCCTCCACGCTCACGGCACACTTGTCTTCTCTCCACAGGTTTTAGCAGTTTCCAGGAGAGGGTTGCAATGGACCGTATCCAGAGAATAATGGGGGTCCTGCAAAATCCTAACATGGGGTAAATCCAACAGATTAACAACCACATGTAATATTAGGTTGGCCAAATGTTGAGAAAATTTAGTATGGTTCCATGCAGAGTTGCAGGAGCTATATTGGAATCTCACACTCTTACTATTAAGTCTGGTAAACATTGTATTCTTTATGCTTTGTGACCATTGACGATGACATTTTAGTTAGTCTGAGCCACAGAAACATCACCGGTAATCGCAACCTGTGGAATTCAAACTCCAGTCAACACAAACTGAATTTAGATGAGTTCAAGTGCCAAGTAAGAgtaattttgttattttcatttaaacaCGAATGTGTCAATTGCAATGGTTAATGGTAATAAAATGTCTCATTCATTGTTGCTTAAGTCAAATAATACGTACTTATTGGACATTTTATAACCTGATCAGGGctgatatataaatataaacacattGTGCATTAACTAAGGAAGGAAAATGGGAGGAGGGCTACAATTCTTCAATCGAAAAAAAGTCTCCTTCCATAGTAAAATGGGGGAAATTCAGattcaagtgttttttgtctgtttccttttttttgggattGGTTGATTTTGGCATACCAGCAAAACTTGTAATCAGTTACTAGTTATCAATAGTAGCAAATACTTTACCATTCTTTCACAATTCTAGTGGTATCAGTGACTACTCAGTACTCATACTGGTATtggcctggaaaaaaaagaacatcccTAATTATTAAccttaaaaaacacacacagagcatTCCAGGGTATTATATTGTATATTATCTTTATGTAGAACGAATAGTAATGAGGACACAGGAAATTGCATGTCTGCATTTAATATAAGCTTTACAAACCAATGATGATGTGCGTTCCATGCAGCAATAGAGCTCTGGATGTTGACAAGAACTAACacattgtaaatgaatggcaacTACTTTCAGgaatgtgtgtctgtgtgtgtgtgcatgtgtgtatggcGATAACAGCAGCCACAGTCACATTTCTTATGTGGAACAGAACATGcgctgttcttgctgtatctGCTACAATCATGTGATCAAAGACACGCTGAGGAATGCAGATGTCGAGAACACATGCCATTCGCCCCCatgcagcctttttttttaatttttattgagTCAGTCTTTGTGCGTTTTCTTCTCATCCACCAATCAGATAAAGCCAGAGAGCCTGATGTTATGTCAGAGGCTTTAGGAGGCTTATGTAATCACCATTGGCGAGACATCCCGAGCCACTCGATCCTCGCCCACTCTCGGCTGTTGCCACGAGGTGTAGGGATTTTGTCACCAGGACACCTCTGATAGGGGCGCATTTGATTGGCGGGAAGAAGCTGGCGGTTTCACTATTTACcactcaaaacacacacacgcgcacacacacacacgcacacacacactttaggAATGATAGGCATCCAGTCATTGAGTGAGTCAGTAGTCACGCCTTGGCATtcaaagtaccgtaatttccagactataagccgcgCCAGCTAGAATTTGGggaaaatcctgttttgttcatatatcaGCCCCACCAGACTACGAGCCGCaggtgttttaaatgaaatgtcctCATTTCCATTGAACATTTGTTGATAAAATATtgttcattgtttttaaagtgtgtGGTTTTAACATGTTATAAAGAGATGTACCGTaaataaaatctgaaattTTGATGGTGCTTGGATTTATTTTGGGAGTGCTTACGTACCCCTAAAACTGGGCTAAACACGCCTATGGGCTACAAcattagcaaaaaaataaataaacccaaTACTAAAATATGTCATCGTCACTCATTGTATTTGATCTTTTCTAGAGGACACTTTCTCAGCATCATTATGAAAATAGAAGAGATGCTCCAAATTTGGTTCCCTCGCATAAAACCAAATCAGGTCCATTACAGCCCACCATCCAAGAAGCAAAAGGTATTTGTTATATTTGTTACATAGATGTAATTTATTGTCTGAGTTGTAAGTCTGTCTGCATTGAATTACTTGTGAATGGGGGTCATAATAACATTTCAATGAACAGTCTCATATAAAAGATGATGGTGGACACCGCTCGACGTGTGACAATCTTTTTGCTTAATTGTCCAGCAGGTCCACAGCAGTGCTCCGTCGTCACCGGCATCAGTTTGCTCTTCAGACGGGTCGTGGGTCACCTGCAACTCGTGCAACCAGGTTGGACGTCTGCACATTTCACCCATCTGCTCCCTAGAACGCTTAGAGTCAACAGTTGGCCCTCGAAGCCTGAGTCAGGGCGTCACCCAGGACAATTTCGTCTCCTCCAGTACTGACTGTCGGCTGTTGCCTCCACACCGCCTGAGAGGTCCGCCGTGTTGTCTCAGTCAGGCGACACTGCCCTTAAATATGAGCTCTCCTTGTCTGGAAAGACTACTAAAGGCCAAGAAGAGCAACCTCACTTCAAGAAGAGACAGCAAAGAGGCTGATTGCCATGGATACTGGCATGATTCAAGACACGTGAGGTGCCGCAGTTTGACATCCCAAAAGAGCTAGAGGACTTAATTTTAGAAGCAACTAATTCAATCTGATTTTAGAATCTTTTGCTTTATTCTATCATGAGGTTGGAAGAAACATAAAGCACAGTAACCGGAAGCTAATGCTTTATGTGCCTCAAACCTGCATTATTTTCACAACCatttagggcaggggtgggcaaaccttttgactcgcgggccgaactgggttctaaatttggaccggagggccgaaccaggagcagatggacgtagtgtttgtgtgaagtaatataagcgacctgtaaaggtcattgcataaaagattttggcctttagtaggtagtaaagcatggatattccaaacaagttttttgaaaacaaatgcatttattaacagcattaaaaaaaacaaaaatcactaaaaaactgctatcagtgattctcataaaatacgacactattattatgaataacagtctccatcacttcagtgcctgcaggtcagattaatgaaaaatgtttatcttatgagatcacatcaaacagcaaacattctgaccaaatatatcatcttgaagaatcggtgaaagcatacatccaaataaagtaatcaaaacggcaacacggtgaggggtatctgaatatcagagcagagttttaactcacaaacacctggtaacagaggtgaggaaacgggaaacacttccttaaagtaagccttaagaactttacaggttaagattagtcgcaaacaggtggtgcatcaatgtccttgagcatcctgcattgtttgaaaatgagaatggtcgctagtttcaatccctgctatgtgtacaaatcatattcaaaatgtatttttttacaacaaacttgagagcctccccttcattttcagtgggaacagtgttgttggtttcccttttttgctagtgcatcatagtctggagtaaaatttgttgtggcaattcttaggagagatccgtttacctcgatctgtgacgggttgatgtggctgaacgtcacgtcgcgtacctcgagccaaattggccactcttttaacattcggcactcacttcttttcttcgggccactcattttaatggaaggattccaggggaaggtttgtgggtggctttagcgtaaaactgtatctgaaagctcagcgagcgaattacgagaatgctgtcgtcacagcccacgctctaaattcgggactgatacaaatagagcgcgagtgcgccatgtccgtactactgagtacgtacgtacacgcacttgtgagtgtgcaccgagctttctgacacggcttccggtagtaaatgcgcaggcgagcggttccccatctactggggaaacgcagtcattgcagacaaaatgacaaaaaaaagagtttaataatacaattaattcagggttggcgggccggattaaacggtcccgtgggccggatgtggcccgcgggccgtagtttgcccacccctgatttaggggcaggttaaaaaaaacatctagaATCCCCCCATTGAAGGCATAGTAATTTTAAAATATCGGGTACTCAAGGAGGATGCCGATGCCAGTCGATACAGACCAAGACAAATTCGTCATTAAGGCCTGCTCAGCTGCAATTCAAGCTATACTGTTTGATAAATCAGATAATGCGTGAAGAAAGTTTCACATCTTTTGTTAGTATTGTGTTAAATGAAAGTTTATATATCAAAAGAACTACAGGTACAGTATCAAAGAATGAAGACTTGTAGTGAAAGAAAGTGCTATCAAACCTTCCTAATCTCTACCTCTGTGTGGTCATTGTCAAAACATACCGTGTATTTCCAATGTTGAGGACAAAAATCTATTAATTGAGCTGTAATAGCCATTCTAAAGTCACTAATAATATACTTTAAATATCACAATGAAACGATTAGTTGCTTCCTTGGTTGAATTCTGTGTGGCTTGGGAATACGTTACAATTTCCGTCTGCAGCCAAATGTTGGCCAATCAGCCTTAAATAAATGTCCAATGCAAAAGCAATGTCTTTTAAActgaaaaacaatgaaatgtttttttttggtgtttcaggtaaaaaaagaaaaagaaaaaaggaaaaaaatggaaaatgcatgtttttaattgaacatcaataaaagcatttttttgagGACAAAACTTGGCTGCAGGAAGAGTCAGTGGGCTACAAAGGTCAAAGTTCAACATGGTATCCCTTTTAATTTGCCTGTTAGAGAAGTCTAGGTTGAATGCTCACcatgataaaaaaacaaaaacatacgcTCGGTTCACGAGTCTATATTGGAATAAAGGCACATTTACTTTTGCTAAGTCCTTGGATAGTTTTTTGAGCAGAGTGCAACGACTGTCACCTTATGTCCTCTTCTACTCACTGCTGACCCCACAGCATTCTACAAGGCAGAATCGAATCCAAAATATTGAAGAACAAAATGCTATGGAGATCAACAGATTCTCCCTAGTTATCTAGTAAGTCTCTTCACAAATACAGGACTAAGAAGGCACATAACAGAGATCCGTTCTGTCACCAGTCTGCAAATTGAAAGTATGTACATCAAATGCCtcagtttattttctttttctcattcCTTTAGTACTAACTGTGCAACCTCTGTCAAGTTCCATGAACCagttatgtatattttttgacTCCTCTAGAAGGTACTATTGGTTTAAATAAAGGGgattaataaattgattgattgattgattgatatctttatttcgaacatccaaaacaaaaaagatgccAAGTCTATTTGCTTTCAGCCCAGTGTTGAACAGAGTGCCATCTGGAAgagtcaaaaaatacaactggttcatgaagcaaatttgaagcttcattttccccatcACTAGTGCTGACATGTGCATGCATTGCAAATGCTTCCAGAGAATGAATGACCTCTGCAACATAAAGTTGGGAAAGAAATtcacaaatgtattcaaatacTGTACAACACTAAATACAAAGCTCCAAAAGATGCTCCACTAATTGGCAATCATAATGCTTAAGTTTGCATTTCATCcactttcttcttttgttcaaGTCAAGGTGCAGCTGCACCTATATTGCATGAGTTATCAGCAATGTGGCCACAGGCTTAGAAAATGAGCCTGTGATATTTAGAAATTGACAGTGGCAATTAGAGCGTAGCTCAGTGTAATTTAATTCAATGTCGCAAACGTTCAGCAAATGTTTGTACTTTTCTTGTTGCaagtgaattttgaaaatgttcataaTTTTCTTGCGACAACAAAAGTCAGTAAATTCTTGGCCAAATTCTGGCAAACCTTTGTGAACATTTGGGACCTTGAATGAACCCTGACAAACTCTAACATGAACACATTCTCGGCCGATTAAAACATTTGGTTCGCTGCTTAGTGCCAGGTCttaaagattattttttcagctcgagtttttttttaggggcaTGTTTTAGCTTTCATATTGTCTCCCCACTTTTAACATTTAGTTTTAGATAGTTAACATTTAAAGGACTTCCAACTGGTATGACAGAAGATTAGAAACACTTTTGGAATGCTTTGACAACTATTTCAAATGTTCAAACTGGAGCGTTCAAGTCTTTCATCAGTCCAAGTGCCTTTAGCTTTGAAAAGTGGATGTggaagtggatttttttctaacaaaaaacaaaacaggccaAATGTTTGAGATAAGCTTTTTCTTTACATTAATGGAACTCTTTTAgtcttttttataataatttaattttccaATAAATTATTCTTCCCCAAGAATGCGGCCTTTGGGATATTTTGTACTTTAACcatgttaataaaaaaatctttcataaATGTGTGTGGTACAGAAAACAGTAGCATGGATGCTACATGCTGTGGTGATGGCAGGCACAGTAACGATTTACCAGGTGGGCAGAGCAGAAGAGTGGAGACCAGGTTGATTGACAAAAAAGGcaatatatttacaaaaaatgtaatcaaagattatgaacaaaaaaaaaaacacacaaaggctCCACTAAAGGCAAAATTACAACTAAATGACCGGTCAAGGCAGCCGAGTACCCACAGAACAATGGGCGTCGTCATCTACAGCagaggtccccaaccaccgggccgtaAAAAAGTTGACTGATATGACAGGTTTTAAAAGATGGACAGTTTTTAAGCTATTTTCCAACATTGATATTTTACAACCTACTTTGTTTTAACTGTTGTGCTTAATATTTTGGATACCATTGTGATAGAAGCCAATATGATTGATTATttaaaagtatatatatatatatcactgTAAATTGCATTGACTAATAAGAGACATTAACAAATATTGCATATGTCTAAGGCAGGAAAAAAGCTCAAGATTGCAAAAATCCATTCTGCAGCATTTATTGTAGGTTtggatgttttgaaaaaagatataggcaataaaacaataaatatggATGTTACAGCAAGAAATTTGTCATGAAGCATTATACACAATGTACACAATATATTTGTCCTAACTTCCTTCTTCAATATcctttgcacattttcaaacaaataaacaactcAATGCAGTGCCCCAAAAACGGGATGCGgagtaaaggaaaaaaacaaaaaacacacacacactaaatgCACTTGTGAAgatttttgtgtcattaaaaaatagtTCCTAAGCCACAAAGACCAAATAAACTTTGTGCTGTttgaaaatacataaatgaatGTAACATGTGGCCTATCTGCGCTGGAGTTCCTAAACTGGTgcagtgatgatgatgatgatgatgatgataatggaTCTCAGGCTTTGTGAGGCATTCAGTAAGATCTGTGCATGCCAGCTCATTTGTGGCGCTCAGATGTGTTTTAAATGAGCATCAGTAGTCCGTATCAGAGCCCTCAGCGTTGTCCACGTTCCGAGAGAGCATGTAGTTGTCCATGTCGATGGAGCGGCAGTTGTTAATGGCGTAACGCAGCCGCTCGGCCATGACGGCCTGGCTGGAGTACGGAGGCAGACGTAGCTGGAAGAAGCAAGTCTGGGAGGTGGGCAGGCTGTCGTACGGCTgtacagacaacacaaaagacAGCCATCAATCATCCAACTGACACCAAACGTTAACATTCACACTGAGCCTGaacaattaatcaaatttaaattgaCGTTGCAATGTAGTAGAATGCTATTGTCAAATTGCAAAGGCAAAATTggggaaatttaaaaaatcaat
The window above is part of the Syngnathus acus chromosome 3, fSynAcu1.2, whole genome shotgun sequence genome. Proteins encoded here:
- the LOC119120987 gene encoding uncharacterized protein LOC119120987 isoform X1 — protein: MSSPSDSGDENSSDCIKRLSPQNAEALVVQTKASSLSSSTATFRESPNILLDSGAFWRRNRSCDDQHDCASSANCEAPQVTAMVFPFKRDTPVCKQGTSCVVPKSLSVRKRTLDEHGAHPQLYILNELFSLKCMDLQCYIQPLSSILRGLKSGRYSTRFSSFQERVAMDRIQRIMGVLQNPNMGGHFLSIIMKIEEMLQIWFPRIKPNQVHYSPPSKKQKQVHSSAPSSPASVCSSDGSWVTCNSCNQVGRLHISPICSLERLESTVGPRSLSQGVTQDNFVSSSTDCRLLPPHRLRGPPCCLSQATLPLNMSSPCLERLLKAKKSNLTSRRDSKEADCHGYWHDSRHVRCRSLTSQKS
- the LOC119120987 gene encoding uncharacterized protein LOC119120987 isoform X2, with the protein product MSSPSDSGDENSSDCIKRLSPQNAEALVVQTKASSLSSSTATFRESPNILLDSGAFWRRNRSCDDQHDCASSANCEAPQVTAMVFPFKRDTPVCKQGTSCVVPKSLSVRKRTLDEHGAHPQLYILNELFSLKCMDLQCYIQPLSSILRGLKSGRYSTRFSSFQERVAMDRIQRIMGVLQNPNMGGHFLSIIMKIEEMLQIWFPRIKPNQVHYSPPSKKQKVHSSAPSSPASVCSSDGSWVTCNSCNQVGRLHISPICSLERLESTVGPRSLSQGVTQDNFVSSSTDCRLLPPHRLRGPPCCLSQATLPLNMSSPCLERLLKAKKSNLTSRRDSKEADCHGYWHDSRHVRCRSLTSQKS
- the LOC119120987 gene encoding uncharacterized protein LOC119120987 isoform X3, yielding MSSPSDSGDENSSDCIKRLSPQNAEALVVQTKASSLSSSTATFRESPNILLDSGAFWRRNRSCDDQHDCASSANCEAPQVTAMCMDLQCYIQPLSSILRGLKSGRYSTRFSSFQERVAMDRIQRIMGVLQNPNMGGHFLSIIMKIEEMLQIWFPRIKPNQVHYSPPSKKQKQVHSSAPSSPASVCSSDGSWVTCNSCNQVGRLHISPICSLERLESTVGPRSLSQGVTQDNFVSSSTDCRLLPPHRLRGPPCCLSQATLPLNMSSPCLERLLKAKKSNLTSRRDSKEADCHGYWHDSRHVRCRSLTSQKS